The Linepithema humile isolate Giens D197 chromosome 7, Lhum_UNIL_v1.0, whole genome shotgun sequence genome has a window encoding:
- the LOC105678539 gene encoding gametogenetin-binding protein 2-like isoform X1 produces MAKLLDVQRDDDPVELSSNQMLLYVDDELTVSVSALHYPSDVIGNKNEKTEILVFTVDRENVNCFNESIADCPNPKQRSATSSPTMVLDIKGLRVISDGPLTRGKEWEEFKKKYVLLTKEELQASFKVPWKSMLAILVQAEPCIGCRRSVEKRFSDLSKSGQSALDPLVISTDGVVSIKEEVLKSPQLLCTILHGHSARLNNLVENQPRNRKSRRCVLHSLEIQRMRPPPNAWKEVWDCMALPCQQELALIETDTLDDTLDTYLRKHRFCGECRNKVLLASSLLTREPEPTKEKGYVPVLYSGIKRCINEHHVHLPAITEYIGTLIGRAQPEVMGRERHAKTLEVAQEEVLTCLGICVAEKLHRVYRRLKEEETVCKVLAAVAIDALSRNFQMAVEVKQGISQLELLYKELTREEIVKQQRREKLRLKRKKKKERRYETEEKENSCDCSSEKKSKSLCICTESKPTKQNINRHKLQVLDPKNKGPPTCKCSDCLKKPKTCSISQSQSKAELTFPVKKTTSVQKATVKNSAVEAKVTFSISQSKQSSISPKQLPQEDSSDTCDSCKEGKKISDSEWHYENNCKDSVRQKLDWITKSKYADLWFLTRMGIKKHFSSEQSSQDYGYSSEHNISSSSLPSTPEGSEVACNECCDHEGSCHVKLNHSSSSIYLLMEGSGYPTLTQMLKDSYSSNYDDDDGDDDDDKKSYIPIEEVLEFKSRMREEFVKKRRQELRQTLKERFAMLCNHQKRLFILQ; encoded by the exons ATGGCGAAATTGTTGGACGTTCAGCGGGACGATGACCCAGTGGAGCTGTCGAGCAACCAAATGCTATTATATGTCGACGACGAATTGACGGTGAGCGTTAGCGCTTTACATTATCCTTCCG aCGTTATAgggaataaaaatgaaaagacgGAGATACTAGTCTTTACGGTTGATCGGGAGAACGTGAATTGTTTCAATGAATCGATCGCCGATTGTCCCAATCCAAAGCAACGTTCAGCAACGTCGTCGCCCACT ATGGTTTTGGATATAAAAGGTTTACGAGTAATCAGTGATGGTCCTTTAACTCGTGGTAAAGAATGGgaagaatttaagaaaaaatacgtATTGCTGACGAAAGAAGAGCTTCAGGCGTCGTTTAAAGTTCCTTGGAAAAGTATGCTTGCCATCTTGGTCCAGGCAGAACCATGTATCGGTTGTCGAAGAAG TGTTGAAAAAAGGTTTAGTGACTTGAGTAAATCGGGACAATCTGCATTGGATCCACTGGTTATTTCTACTGATGGTGTGGTTTCTATAAAGGAGGAAGTATTAAAATCACCTCAGCTGCTTTGTACAATATTGCATGGACATAG TgctagattaaataatttagtagaaAATCAGCCAAGAAATAGAAAGTCTCGGCGATGTGTATTGCATTCTCTGGAAATCCAACGAATGCGACCACCACCAAACGCGTGGAAGGAAGTATGGGACTGCATGGCGTTACCGTGTCAACAGGAGTTGGCTTTAATAGAGACAGATACACTTGATGATACTTTAGATACTTACCTACGTAAACACAG ATTTTGTGGTGAGTGCCGCAATAAAGTATTGTTGGCATCATCGCTTCTGACACGAGAACCAGAACCTACAAAAGAAAAAGGTTACGTACCAGTTTTATATTCCGGAATTAAGCGTTGTATCAACGAGCATCATGTTCACTTACCAGCCATCACTGAGTATATCGGCACCCTTATTGGCCGTGCGCAGCCAGAGGTCATGGGAAG GGAGCGCCATGCGAAAACGTTGGAGGTCGCTCAAGAGGAGGTGCTTACCTGTTTAGGTATATGTGTTGCGGAAAAATTGCACAGAGTTTATCGACGACTGAAGGAAGAGGAGACCGTGTGTAAAGTATTAGCTGCTGTCGCGATAGACGCATTATCTAGAAACTTTCAg ATGGCAGTTGAGGTGAAACAAGGTATTTCTCAATTAGAACTATTGTACAAAGAACTTACTAGGGAAGAAATAGTGAAGCAACAGAGGCGCGAAAAGTTACGGCtaaaacggaaaaaaaagaaggaacgTCGTTACGAAACAGAAGAGAAGGAAAATTCCTGTGAC TGttcaagtgaaaaaaaaagcaaatctCTCTGTATATGTACGGAATCAAAGCCAACAAAGCAAAACATCAATCGGCATAAG TTGCAGGTCCTAGATCCAAAAAATAAAGGTCCACCAACGTGTAAATGTTCAGACTGTTTAAAGAAACCAAAAACATGTAGTATATCCCAATCGCAGAGTAAAGCAGAACTAACATTCCCTGTGAAAAAGACGACAAGTGTACAGAAGGCAACAGTTAAAAACAGTGCTGTAGAAGCGAAAGTGACATTTAGCATAAGTCAATCGAAACAAAGTAGTATATCTCCGAAACAATTACCTCAGGAGGATTCGTCGGATACTTGCGATTCGTGTAAG GAAGGTAAAAAGATTAGTGACAGTGAATGGCATTACGAGAATAACTGCAAAGATTCCGTGAGACAGAAGTTAGATTGGATAACAAAGTCCAAATATGCTGACTTGTGGTTTTTGACGAGGATGGGGATAAAGAAACACTTCTCCAGTGAGCAGTCGTCCCAGGATTACGGATATTCTTCCGAACACAACATCAGTAGCTCTTCTCTTCCCAGCACACCGGAGGGTTCCGAAGTGGCGTGCAACGAATGTTGCGATCACGAAGGTTCTTGTCACGTTAAACTTAATCATTCCAGTTCTAGCATCTATTTGTTAATGGAGGGAAGTGGTTATCCGACACTTACGCAAATGTTAAag GATTCCTATTCCTCTAattacgacgacgacgacggcgacgacgatgatgacAAAAAGAGTTACATCCCTATCGAGGAAGTGTTAGAATTCAAATCGCGAATGCGTGAAGAATTTGTGAAAAAACGCCGGCAAGAACTCCGACAAACGCTTAAAGAACGTTTTGCTATGTTGTGCAATCATCAGAAACGACTTTTTATTCTTCAGTGA
- the LOC105678539 gene encoding gametogenetin-binding protein 2-like isoform X3, whose product MAKLLDVQRDDDPVELSSNQMLLYVDDELTMVLDIKGLRVISDGPLTRGKEWEEFKKKYVLLTKEELQASFKVPWKSMLAILVQAEPCIGCRRSVEKRFSDLSKSGQSALDPLVISTDGVVSIKEEVLKSPQLLCTILHGHSARLNNLVENQPRNRKSRRCVLHSLEIQRMRPPPNAWKEVWDCMALPCQQELALIETDTLDDTLDTYLRKHRFCGECRNKVLLASSLLTREPEPTKEKGYVPVLYSGIKRCINEHHVHLPAITEYIGTLIGRAQPEVMGRERHAKTLEVAQEEVLTCLGICVAEKLHRVYRRLKEEETVCKVLAAVAIDALSRNFQMAVEVKQGISQLELLYKELTREEIVKQQRREKLRLKRKKKKERRYETEEKENSCDCSSEKKSKSLCICTESKPTKQNINRHKLQVLDPKNKGPPTCKCSDCLKKPKTCSISQSQSKAELTFPVKKTTSVQKATVKNSAVEAKVTFSISQSKQSSISPKQLPQEDSSDTCDSCKEGKKISDSEWHYENNCKDSVRQKLDWITKSKYADLWFLTRMGIKKHFSSEQSSQDYGYSSEHNISSSSLPSTPEGSEVACNECCDHEGSCHVKLNHSSSSIYLLMEGSGYPTLTQMLKDSYSSNYDDDDGDDDDDKKSYIPIEEVLEFKSRMREEFVKKRRQELRQTLKERFAMLCNHQKRLFILQ is encoded by the exons ATGGCGAAATTGTTGGACGTTCAGCGGGACGATGACCCAGTGGAGCTGTCGAGCAACCAAATGCTATTATATGTCGACGACGAATTGACG ATGGTTTTGGATATAAAAGGTTTACGAGTAATCAGTGATGGTCCTTTAACTCGTGGTAAAGAATGGgaagaatttaagaaaaaatacgtATTGCTGACGAAAGAAGAGCTTCAGGCGTCGTTTAAAGTTCCTTGGAAAAGTATGCTTGCCATCTTGGTCCAGGCAGAACCATGTATCGGTTGTCGAAGAAG TGTTGAAAAAAGGTTTAGTGACTTGAGTAAATCGGGACAATCTGCATTGGATCCACTGGTTATTTCTACTGATGGTGTGGTTTCTATAAAGGAGGAAGTATTAAAATCACCTCAGCTGCTTTGTACAATATTGCATGGACATAG TgctagattaaataatttagtagaaAATCAGCCAAGAAATAGAAAGTCTCGGCGATGTGTATTGCATTCTCTGGAAATCCAACGAATGCGACCACCACCAAACGCGTGGAAGGAAGTATGGGACTGCATGGCGTTACCGTGTCAACAGGAGTTGGCTTTAATAGAGACAGATACACTTGATGATACTTTAGATACTTACCTACGTAAACACAG ATTTTGTGGTGAGTGCCGCAATAAAGTATTGTTGGCATCATCGCTTCTGACACGAGAACCAGAACCTACAAAAGAAAAAGGTTACGTACCAGTTTTATATTCCGGAATTAAGCGTTGTATCAACGAGCATCATGTTCACTTACCAGCCATCACTGAGTATATCGGCACCCTTATTGGCCGTGCGCAGCCAGAGGTCATGGGAAG GGAGCGCCATGCGAAAACGTTGGAGGTCGCTCAAGAGGAGGTGCTTACCTGTTTAGGTATATGTGTTGCGGAAAAATTGCACAGAGTTTATCGACGACTGAAGGAAGAGGAGACCGTGTGTAAAGTATTAGCTGCTGTCGCGATAGACGCATTATCTAGAAACTTTCAg ATGGCAGTTGAGGTGAAACAAGGTATTTCTCAATTAGAACTATTGTACAAAGAACTTACTAGGGAAGAAATAGTGAAGCAACAGAGGCGCGAAAAGTTACGGCtaaaacggaaaaaaaagaaggaacgTCGTTACGAAACAGAAGAGAAGGAAAATTCCTGTGAC TGttcaagtgaaaaaaaaagcaaatctCTCTGTATATGTACGGAATCAAAGCCAACAAAGCAAAACATCAATCGGCATAAG TTGCAGGTCCTAGATCCAAAAAATAAAGGTCCACCAACGTGTAAATGTTCAGACTGTTTAAAGAAACCAAAAACATGTAGTATATCCCAATCGCAGAGTAAAGCAGAACTAACATTCCCTGTGAAAAAGACGACAAGTGTACAGAAGGCAACAGTTAAAAACAGTGCTGTAGAAGCGAAAGTGACATTTAGCATAAGTCAATCGAAACAAAGTAGTATATCTCCGAAACAATTACCTCAGGAGGATTCGTCGGATACTTGCGATTCGTGTAAG GAAGGTAAAAAGATTAGTGACAGTGAATGGCATTACGAGAATAACTGCAAAGATTCCGTGAGACAGAAGTTAGATTGGATAACAAAGTCCAAATATGCTGACTTGTGGTTTTTGACGAGGATGGGGATAAAGAAACACTTCTCCAGTGAGCAGTCGTCCCAGGATTACGGATATTCTTCCGAACACAACATCAGTAGCTCTTCTCTTCCCAGCACACCGGAGGGTTCCGAAGTGGCGTGCAACGAATGTTGCGATCACGAAGGTTCTTGTCACGTTAAACTTAATCATTCCAGTTCTAGCATCTATTTGTTAATGGAGGGAAGTGGTTATCCGACACTTACGCAAATGTTAAag GATTCCTATTCCTCTAattacgacgacgacgacggcgacgacgatgatgacAAAAAGAGTTACATCCCTATCGAGGAAGTGTTAGAATTCAAATCGCGAATGCGTGAAGAATTTGTGAAAAAACGCCGGCAAGAACTCCGACAAACGCTTAAAGAACGTTTTGCTATGTTGTGCAATCATCAGAAACGACTTTTTATTCTTCAGTGA
- the LOC105678539 gene encoding gametogenetin-binding protein 2-like isoform X4 — translation MVLDIKGLRVISDGPLTRGKEWEEFKKKYVLLTKEELQASFKVPWKSMLAILVQAEPCIGCRRSVEKRFSDLSKSGQSALDPLVISTDGVVSIKEEVLKSPQLLCTILHGHSARLNNLVENQPRNRKSRRCVLHSLEIQRMRPPPNAWKEVWDCMALPCQQELALIETDTLDDTLDTYLRKHRFCGECRNKVLLASSLLTREPEPTKEKGYVPVLYSGIKRCINEHHVHLPAITEYIGTLIGRAQPEVMGRERHAKTLEVAQEEVLTCLGICVAEKLHRVYRRLKEEETVCKVLAAVAIDALSRNFQMAVEVKQGISQLELLYKELTREEIVKQQRREKLRLKRKKKKERRYETEEKENSCDCSSEKKSKSLCICTESKPTKQNINRHKLQVLDPKNKGPPTCKCSDCLKKPKTCSISQSQSKAELTFPVKKTTSVQKATVKNSAVEAKVTFSISQSKQSSISPKQLPQEDSSDTCDSCKEGKKISDSEWHYENNCKDSVRQKLDWITKSKYADLWFLTRMGIKKHFSSEQSSQDYGYSSEHNISSSSLPSTPEGSEVACNECCDHEGSCHVKLNHSSSSIYLLMEGSGYPTLTQMLKDSYSSNYDDDDGDDDDDKKSYIPIEEVLEFKSRMREEFVKKRRQELRQTLKERFAMLCNHQKRLFILQ, via the exons ATGGTTTTGGATATAAAAGGTTTACGAGTAATCAGTGATGGTCCTTTAACTCGTGGTAAAGAATGGgaagaatttaagaaaaaatacgtATTGCTGACGAAAGAAGAGCTTCAGGCGTCGTTTAAAGTTCCTTGGAAAAGTATGCTTGCCATCTTGGTCCAGGCAGAACCATGTATCGGTTGTCGAAGAAG TGTTGAAAAAAGGTTTAGTGACTTGAGTAAATCGGGACAATCTGCATTGGATCCACTGGTTATTTCTACTGATGGTGTGGTTTCTATAAAGGAGGAAGTATTAAAATCACCTCAGCTGCTTTGTACAATATTGCATGGACATAG TgctagattaaataatttagtagaaAATCAGCCAAGAAATAGAAAGTCTCGGCGATGTGTATTGCATTCTCTGGAAATCCAACGAATGCGACCACCACCAAACGCGTGGAAGGAAGTATGGGACTGCATGGCGTTACCGTGTCAACAGGAGTTGGCTTTAATAGAGACAGATACACTTGATGATACTTTAGATACTTACCTACGTAAACACAG ATTTTGTGGTGAGTGCCGCAATAAAGTATTGTTGGCATCATCGCTTCTGACACGAGAACCAGAACCTACAAAAGAAAAAGGTTACGTACCAGTTTTATATTCCGGAATTAAGCGTTGTATCAACGAGCATCATGTTCACTTACCAGCCATCACTGAGTATATCGGCACCCTTATTGGCCGTGCGCAGCCAGAGGTCATGGGAAG GGAGCGCCATGCGAAAACGTTGGAGGTCGCTCAAGAGGAGGTGCTTACCTGTTTAGGTATATGTGTTGCGGAAAAATTGCACAGAGTTTATCGACGACTGAAGGAAGAGGAGACCGTGTGTAAAGTATTAGCTGCTGTCGCGATAGACGCATTATCTAGAAACTTTCAg ATGGCAGTTGAGGTGAAACAAGGTATTTCTCAATTAGAACTATTGTACAAAGAACTTACTAGGGAAGAAATAGTGAAGCAACAGAGGCGCGAAAAGTTACGGCtaaaacggaaaaaaaagaaggaacgTCGTTACGAAACAGAAGAGAAGGAAAATTCCTGTGAC TGttcaagtgaaaaaaaaagcaaatctCTCTGTATATGTACGGAATCAAAGCCAACAAAGCAAAACATCAATCGGCATAAG TTGCAGGTCCTAGATCCAAAAAATAAAGGTCCACCAACGTGTAAATGTTCAGACTGTTTAAAGAAACCAAAAACATGTAGTATATCCCAATCGCAGAGTAAAGCAGAACTAACATTCCCTGTGAAAAAGACGACAAGTGTACAGAAGGCAACAGTTAAAAACAGTGCTGTAGAAGCGAAAGTGACATTTAGCATAAGTCAATCGAAACAAAGTAGTATATCTCCGAAACAATTACCTCAGGAGGATTCGTCGGATACTTGCGATTCGTGTAAG GAAGGTAAAAAGATTAGTGACAGTGAATGGCATTACGAGAATAACTGCAAAGATTCCGTGAGACAGAAGTTAGATTGGATAACAAAGTCCAAATATGCTGACTTGTGGTTTTTGACGAGGATGGGGATAAAGAAACACTTCTCCAGTGAGCAGTCGTCCCAGGATTACGGATATTCTTCCGAACACAACATCAGTAGCTCTTCTCTTCCCAGCACACCGGAGGGTTCCGAAGTGGCGTGCAACGAATGTTGCGATCACGAAGGTTCTTGTCACGTTAAACTTAATCATTCCAGTTCTAGCATCTATTTGTTAATGGAGGGAAGTGGTTATCCGACACTTACGCAAATGTTAAag GATTCCTATTCCTCTAattacgacgacgacgacggcgacgacgatgatgacAAAAAGAGTTACATCCCTATCGAGGAAGTGTTAGAATTCAAATCGCGAATGCGTGAAGAATTTGTGAAAAAACGCCGGCAAGAACTCCGACAAACGCTTAAAGAACGTTTTGCTATGTTGTGCAATCATCAGAAACGACTTTTTATTCTTCAGTGA
- the LOC105678539 gene encoding gametogenetin-binding protein 2-like isoform X2 yields MAKLLDVQRDDDPVELSSNQMLLYVDDELTVSVSALHYPSGNKNEKTEILVFTVDRENVNCFNESIADCPNPKQRSATSSPTMVLDIKGLRVISDGPLTRGKEWEEFKKKYVLLTKEELQASFKVPWKSMLAILVQAEPCIGCRRSVEKRFSDLSKSGQSALDPLVISTDGVVSIKEEVLKSPQLLCTILHGHSARLNNLVENQPRNRKSRRCVLHSLEIQRMRPPPNAWKEVWDCMALPCQQELALIETDTLDDTLDTYLRKHRFCGECRNKVLLASSLLTREPEPTKEKGYVPVLYSGIKRCINEHHVHLPAITEYIGTLIGRAQPEVMGRERHAKTLEVAQEEVLTCLGICVAEKLHRVYRRLKEEETVCKVLAAVAIDALSRNFQMAVEVKQGISQLELLYKELTREEIVKQQRREKLRLKRKKKKERRYETEEKENSCDCSSEKKSKSLCICTESKPTKQNINRHKLQVLDPKNKGPPTCKCSDCLKKPKTCSISQSQSKAELTFPVKKTTSVQKATVKNSAVEAKVTFSISQSKQSSISPKQLPQEDSSDTCDSCKEGKKISDSEWHYENNCKDSVRQKLDWITKSKYADLWFLTRMGIKKHFSSEQSSQDYGYSSEHNISSSSLPSTPEGSEVACNECCDHEGSCHVKLNHSSSSIYLLMEGSGYPTLTQMLKDSYSSNYDDDDGDDDDDKKSYIPIEEVLEFKSRMREEFVKKRRQELRQTLKERFAMLCNHQKRLFILQ; encoded by the exons ATGGCGAAATTGTTGGACGTTCAGCGGGACGATGACCCAGTGGAGCTGTCGAGCAACCAAATGCTATTATATGTCGACGACGAATTGACGGTGAGCGTTAGCGCTTTACATTATCCTTCCG ggaataaaaatgaaaagacgGAGATACTAGTCTTTACGGTTGATCGGGAGAACGTGAATTGTTTCAATGAATCGATCGCCGATTGTCCCAATCCAAAGCAACGTTCAGCAACGTCGTCGCCCACT ATGGTTTTGGATATAAAAGGTTTACGAGTAATCAGTGATGGTCCTTTAACTCGTGGTAAAGAATGGgaagaatttaagaaaaaatacgtATTGCTGACGAAAGAAGAGCTTCAGGCGTCGTTTAAAGTTCCTTGGAAAAGTATGCTTGCCATCTTGGTCCAGGCAGAACCATGTATCGGTTGTCGAAGAAG TGTTGAAAAAAGGTTTAGTGACTTGAGTAAATCGGGACAATCTGCATTGGATCCACTGGTTATTTCTACTGATGGTGTGGTTTCTATAAAGGAGGAAGTATTAAAATCACCTCAGCTGCTTTGTACAATATTGCATGGACATAG TgctagattaaataatttagtagaaAATCAGCCAAGAAATAGAAAGTCTCGGCGATGTGTATTGCATTCTCTGGAAATCCAACGAATGCGACCACCACCAAACGCGTGGAAGGAAGTATGGGACTGCATGGCGTTACCGTGTCAACAGGAGTTGGCTTTAATAGAGACAGATACACTTGATGATACTTTAGATACTTACCTACGTAAACACAG ATTTTGTGGTGAGTGCCGCAATAAAGTATTGTTGGCATCATCGCTTCTGACACGAGAACCAGAACCTACAAAAGAAAAAGGTTACGTACCAGTTTTATATTCCGGAATTAAGCGTTGTATCAACGAGCATCATGTTCACTTACCAGCCATCACTGAGTATATCGGCACCCTTATTGGCCGTGCGCAGCCAGAGGTCATGGGAAG GGAGCGCCATGCGAAAACGTTGGAGGTCGCTCAAGAGGAGGTGCTTACCTGTTTAGGTATATGTGTTGCGGAAAAATTGCACAGAGTTTATCGACGACTGAAGGAAGAGGAGACCGTGTGTAAAGTATTAGCTGCTGTCGCGATAGACGCATTATCTAGAAACTTTCAg ATGGCAGTTGAGGTGAAACAAGGTATTTCTCAATTAGAACTATTGTACAAAGAACTTACTAGGGAAGAAATAGTGAAGCAACAGAGGCGCGAAAAGTTACGGCtaaaacggaaaaaaaagaaggaacgTCGTTACGAAACAGAAGAGAAGGAAAATTCCTGTGAC TGttcaagtgaaaaaaaaagcaaatctCTCTGTATATGTACGGAATCAAAGCCAACAAAGCAAAACATCAATCGGCATAAG TTGCAGGTCCTAGATCCAAAAAATAAAGGTCCACCAACGTGTAAATGTTCAGACTGTTTAAAGAAACCAAAAACATGTAGTATATCCCAATCGCAGAGTAAAGCAGAACTAACATTCCCTGTGAAAAAGACGACAAGTGTACAGAAGGCAACAGTTAAAAACAGTGCTGTAGAAGCGAAAGTGACATTTAGCATAAGTCAATCGAAACAAAGTAGTATATCTCCGAAACAATTACCTCAGGAGGATTCGTCGGATACTTGCGATTCGTGTAAG GAAGGTAAAAAGATTAGTGACAGTGAATGGCATTACGAGAATAACTGCAAAGATTCCGTGAGACAGAAGTTAGATTGGATAACAAAGTCCAAATATGCTGACTTGTGGTTTTTGACGAGGATGGGGATAAAGAAACACTTCTCCAGTGAGCAGTCGTCCCAGGATTACGGATATTCTTCCGAACACAACATCAGTAGCTCTTCTCTTCCCAGCACACCGGAGGGTTCCGAAGTGGCGTGCAACGAATGTTGCGATCACGAAGGTTCTTGTCACGTTAAACTTAATCATTCCAGTTCTAGCATCTATTTGTTAATGGAGGGAAGTGGTTATCCGACACTTACGCAAATGTTAAag GATTCCTATTCCTCTAattacgacgacgacgacggcgacgacgatgatgacAAAAAGAGTTACATCCCTATCGAGGAAGTGTTAGAATTCAAATCGCGAATGCGTGAAGAATTTGTGAAAAAACGCCGGCAAGAACTCCGACAAACGCTTAAAGAACGTTTTGCTATGTTGTGCAATCATCAGAAACGACTTTTTATTCTTCAGTGA
- the LOC105678539 gene encoding gametogenetin-binding protein 2-like isoform X5 — protein sequence MAKLLDVQRDDDPVELSSNQMLLYVDDELTVSVSALHYPSDVIGNKNEKTEILVFTVDRENVNCFNESIADCPNPKQRSATSSPTMVLDIKGLRVISDGPLTRGKEWEEFKKKYVLLTKEELQASFKVPWKSMLAILVQAEPCIGCRRSVEKRFSDLSKSGQSALDPLVISTDGVVSIKEEVLKSPQLLCTILHGHSARLNNLVENQPRNRKSRRCVLHSLEIQRMRPPPNAWKEVWDCMALPCQQELALIETDTLDDTLDTYLRKHRFCGECRNKVLLASSLLTREPEPTKEKGYVPVLYSGIKRCINEHHVHLPAITEYIGTLIGRAQPEVMGRERHAKTLEVAQEEVLTCLGICVAEKLHRVYRRLKEEETVCKVLAAVAIDALSRNFQMAVEVKQGISQLELLYKELTREEIVKQQRREKLRLKRKKKKERRYETEEKENSCDCSSEKKSKSLCICTESKPTKQNINRHKLQVLDPKNKGPPTCKCSDCLKKPKTCSISQSQSKAELTFPVKKTTSVQKATVKNSAVEAKVTFSISQSKQSSISPKQLPQEDSSDTCDSCKEGKKISDSEWHYENNCKDSVRQKLDWITKSKYADLWFLTRMGIKKHFSSEQSSQDYGYSSEHNISSSSLPSTPEGSEVACNECCDHEGFLFL from the exons ATGGCGAAATTGTTGGACGTTCAGCGGGACGATGACCCAGTGGAGCTGTCGAGCAACCAAATGCTATTATATGTCGACGACGAATTGACGGTGAGCGTTAGCGCTTTACATTATCCTTCCG aCGTTATAgggaataaaaatgaaaagacgGAGATACTAGTCTTTACGGTTGATCGGGAGAACGTGAATTGTTTCAATGAATCGATCGCCGATTGTCCCAATCCAAAGCAACGTTCAGCAACGTCGTCGCCCACT ATGGTTTTGGATATAAAAGGTTTACGAGTAATCAGTGATGGTCCTTTAACTCGTGGTAAAGAATGGgaagaatttaagaaaaaatacgtATTGCTGACGAAAGAAGAGCTTCAGGCGTCGTTTAAAGTTCCTTGGAAAAGTATGCTTGCCATCTTGGTCCAGGCAGAACCATGTATCGGTTGTCGAAGAAG TGTTGAAAAAAGGTTTAGTGACTTGAGTAAATCGGGACAATCTGCATTGGATCCACTGGTTATTTCTACTGATGGTGTGGTTTCTATAAAGGAGGAAGTATTAAAATCACCTCAGCTGCTTTGTACAATATTGCATGGACATAG TgctagattaaataatttagtagaaAATCAGCCAAGAAATAGAAAGTCTCGGCGATGTGTATTGCATTCTCTGGAAATCCAACGAATGCGACCACCACCAAACGCGTGGAAGGAAGTATGGGACTGCATGGCGTTACCGTGTCAACAGGAGTTGGCTTTAATAGAGACAGATACACTTGATGATACTTTAGATACTTACCTACGTAAACACAG ATTTTGTGGTGAGTGCCGCAATAAAGTATTGTTGGCATCATCGCTTCTGACACGAGAACCAGAACCTACAAAAGAAAAAGGTTACGTACCAGTTTTATATTCCGGAATTAAGCGTTGTATCAACGAGCATCATGTTCACTTACCAGCCATCACTGAGTATATCGGCACCCTTATTGGCCGTGCGCAGCCAGAGGTCATGGGAAG GGAGCGCCATGCGAAAACGTTGGAGGTCGCTCAAGAGGAGGTGCTTACCTGTTTAGGTATATGTGTTGCGGAAAAATTGCACAGAGTTTATCGACGACTGAAGGAAGAGGAGACCGTGTGTAAAGTATTAGCTGCTGTCGCGATAGACGCATTATCTAGAAACTTTCAg ATGGCAGTTGAGGTGAAACAAGGTATTTCTCAATTAGAACTATTGTACAAAGAACTTACTAGGGAAGAAATAGTGAAGCAACAGAGGCGCGAAAAGTTACGGCtaaaacggaaaaaaaagaaggaacgTCGTTACGAAACAGAAGAGAAGGAAAATTCCTGTGAC TGttcaagtgaaaaaaaaagcaaatctCTCTGTATATGTACGGAATCAAAGCCAACAAAGCAAAACATCAATCGGCATAAG TTGCAGGTCCTAGATCCAAAAAATAAAGGTCCACCAACGTGTAAATGTTCAGACTGTTTAAAGAAACCAAAAACATGTAGTATATCCCAATCGCAGAGTAAAGCAGAACTAACATTCCCTGTGAAAAAGACGACAAGTGTACAGAAGGCAACAGTTAAAAACAGTGCTGTAGAAGCGAAAGTGACATTTAGCATAAGTCAATCGAAACAAAGTAGTATATCTCCGAAACAATTACCTCAGGAGGATTCGTCGGATACTTGCGATTCGTGTAAG GAAGGTAAAAAGATTAGTGACAGTGAATGGCATTACGAGAATAACTGCAAAGATTCCGTGAGACAGAAGTTAGATTGGATAACAAAGTCCAAATATGCTGACTTGTGGTTTTTGACGAGGATGGGGATAAAGAAACACTTCTCCAGTGAGCAGTCGTCCCAGGATTACGGATATTCTTCCGAACACAACATCAGTAGCTCTTCTCTTCCCAGCACACCGGAGGGTTCCGAAGTGGCGTGCAACGAATGTTGCGATCACGAAG GATTCCTATTCCTCTAa